One window of the Manihot esculenta cultivar AM560-2 chromosome 14, M.esculenta_v8, whole genome shotgun sequence genome contains the following:
- the LOC110631393 gene encoding glutamyl-tRNA(Gln) amidotransferase subunit A isoform X2 has translation MAVDFCPPSAVGLTRFSLRIFFVSLSSLYMAGSALRFHSQQDIFDSPISRPSEPRNITMMRPFKKLWESFRERIVFQSCKLFVEDSKSYGKCLEEATQLRCTFKMVDAHFFNGTKVVEVAKDAVEFNLPIIRSNRRLVASENGGLHNPSCLVFNPEWTHKHVDNTSKGFQYPAFPGIRRPKSQEDIAFMSILELGELIRTNQITSHELVQIFLQRLKRYNPVLEAVITFTDEVAYKQAKEADELIAKGVYLGPLHGIPYGLKDIIAVPGYKTTWGSRSFKDQVLDIEAWVYKRLRSAGAVLVAKLVSGSLGCDDIWFGGRTRNPWNIEEFSTGSSAGPAASTSAGLVPFAIGSETAGSITFPASRCGVTALRPTFGTVGRTGDKLGPFCRSAADCSVVLDAIRGKDPDDLSSRDIPFRDPFSIDIRKLTVGYMDDAEMEVVHVLKAKGVNMVPFKLNYTVDSVQGILNFTMDVEMLAHFDEWQRTGQDDIYEAQDQWPTELRRSRVISAVDYVQAQRARRKLIEEVKKSFTVDAFIGNATDGEKVCLGNLVGLPVIVIPTGLKNISNPPSKGTRRRTTINTGIYARPDHDHIALALAIAYQSVTDHHKQRPPIDDLGPNDKIPDPPTVVIPPRRLHP, from the exons ATGGCGGTCGacttctgtcccccttctgctgttGGATTGACACGTTTCTCGCTCCGTATCTTTTTTGTTTCCCTCTCTTCACTTTATATGGCGGGCTCCGCTCTCCGTTTCCACTCCCAGCAAGACATCTTTGATTCGCCCATTTCAAGGCCATCGGAGCCTAGAAACATAACCATG ATGAGACCTTTTAAAAAACTATGGGAAAGTTTCCGAGAGAGAATTGTGTTTCAATCCTGTAAACTTTTTGTTGAG GACAGCAAGAGCTATGGCAAATGTTTAGAGGAAGCTACGCAACTTAGATGCACATTTAAGATGGTAGATGCCCACTTCTTCAATGGTACAAAG GTGGTGGAGGTTGCAAAGGATGCGGTAGAGTTTAATTTGCCTATCATCAGATCAAACAGAAGATTAGTTGCATCTGAGAATGGGGGACTGCATAACCCATCTTGTTTAGTTTTTAATCCGGAGTGGACTCATAAGCATGTGGACAATACAAGCAAAGGATTTCAGTATCCTGCTTTCCCTGGCATCCGGAGGCCAAAAAGTCAAGAAGATATTGCCTTCATGAGT ATACTTGAATTAGGAGAACTCATTAGGACAAACCAAATTACATCTCATGAGCTCGTGCAAATTTTTCTGCAGAGATTAAAAAG GTACAATCCTGTTCTTGAAGCTGTGATAACGTTTACTGATGAAGTAGCATATAAGCAAGCAAAGGAAGCTGACGAATTGATTGCCAAAGGAGTCTATTTGG GACCTCTCCATGGGATTCCTTATGGACTGAAGGATATTATAGCAGTACCTGGATACAAGACAACATGGGGTTCAAGAAGTTTCAAAGATCAAGTTCTTGACATTGAAGCTTGGGTGTATAAGAG GTTGAGGTCTGCTGGAGCAGTTCTTGTAGCAAAGCTTGTTTCTGGGTCACTGGGTTGTGATGACATTTGGTTTGGGGGTAGAACAAGAAATCCCTGGAACATTGAGGAATTTTCAACTGGTTCATCAGCAGGACCAGCTGCCAGCACTTCAGCTG GTTTGGTTCCATTTGCAATTGGTTCAGAAACAGCTGGCTCAATCACATTCCCTGCATCTCGTTGTGGTGTAACAGCTCTGCGTCCAACTTTTGGTACTGTTGGTCGAACTGGT GATAAGCTTGGTCCTTTCTGCAGAAGTGCTGCCGATTGTTCGGTTGTTCTTGATGCTATTCGGGGGAAGGATCCTGATGATCTCTCGTCAAGAGATATTCCTTTTCGCGATCCATTTTCCATTGACATTAGAAAGCTTACAGTTGGATACATGGATGATGCTGAAATGGAG GTTGTTCATGTGCTCAAGGCAAAAGGTGTTAATATGGTTCCTTTCAAACTGAATTACACTGTTGACTCTGTCCAAGGCATATTAAATTTCACCATGGATGTTGAAATGTTGGCTCACTTTGATGAATGGCAACGCACTGGCCAGGATGATATTTATGAAGCTCAAGATCAATGGCCCACTGAGTTGCGTCGTTCACGTGTAATTTCAGCAGTTGATTATGTGCAG GCACAAAGGGCACGGAGAAAATTAATTGAGGAAGTAAAAAAGAGTTTCACAGTCGACGCATTCATTGGCAATGCAACTGACGGGGAAAAAGTTTGCTTGGGGAATCTTGTCGGGCTGCCTGTAATTGTTATTCCAACTGGACTTAAAAATATCTCGAATCCACCTTCAAAGGGAACTCGGAGGAGAACCACTATAAACACTGGAATTTACGCTCGTCCTGACCATGATCACATT GCTCTGGCGTTAGCAATAGCTTACCAGTCGGTCACTGATCACCATAAGCAGCGGCCACCAATTGACGATCTTGGGCCAAATGACAAGATACCTGATCCGCCTACAGTGGTTATCCCTCCCAGAAGGTTGCATCCATGA
- the LOC110631393 gene encoding glutamyl-tRNA(Gln) amidotransferase subunit A isoform X1, whose protein sequence is MAVDFCPPSAVGLTRFSLRIFFVSLSSLYMAGSALRFHSQQDIFDSPISRPSEPRNITMMRPFKKLWESFRERIVFQSCKLFVEDSKSYGKCLEEATQLRCTFKMVDAHFFNGTKVVEVAKDAVEFNLPIIRSNRRLVASENGGLHNPSCLVFNPEWTHKHVDNTSKGFQYPAFPGIRRPKSQEDIAFMSILELGELIRTNQITSHELVQIFLQRLKRYNPVLEAVITFTDEVAYKQAKEADELIAKGVYLGPLHGIPYGLKDIIAVPGYKTTWGSRSFKDQVLDIEAWVYKRLRSAGAVLVAKLVSGSLGCDDIWFGGRTRNPWNIEEFSTGSSAGPAASTSAGLVPFAIGSETAGSITFPASRCGVTALRPTFGTVGRTGVMSISESLDKLGPFCRSAADCSVVLDAIRGKDPDDLSSRDIPFRDPFSIDIRKLTVGYMDDAEMEVVHVLKAKGVNMVPFKLNYTVDSVQGILNFTMDVEMLAHFDEWQRTGQDDIYEAQDQWPTELRRSRVISAVDYVQAQRARRKLIEEVKKSFTVDAFIGNATDGEKVCLGNLVGLPVIVIPTGLKNISNPPSKGTRRRTTINTGIYARPDHDHIALALAIAYQSVTDHHKQRPPIDDLGPNDKIPDPPTVVIPPRRLHP, encoded by the exons ATGGCGGTCGacttctgtcccccttctgctgttGGATTGACACGTTTCTCGCTCCGTATCTTTTTTGTTTCCCTCTCTTCACTTTATATGGCGGGCTCCGCTCTCCGTTTCCACTCCCAGCAAGACATCTTTGATTCGCCCATTTCAAGGCCATCGGAGCCTAGAAACATAACCATG ATGAGACCTTTTAAAAAACTATGGGAAAGTTTCCGAGAGAGAATTGTGTTTCAATCCTGTAAACTTTTTGTTGAG GACAGCAAGAGCTATGGCAAATGTTTAGAGGAAGCTACGCAACTTAGATGCACATTTAAGATGGTAGATGCCCACTTCTTCAATGGTACAAAG GTGGTGGAGGTTGCAAAGGATGCGGTAGAGTTTAATTTGCCTATCATCAGATCAAACAGAAGATTAGTTGCATCTGAGAATGGGGGACTGCATAACCCATCTTGTTTAGTTTTTAATCCGGAGTGGACTCATAAGCATGTGGACAATACAAGCAAAGGATTTCAGTATCCTGCTTTCCCTGGCATCCGGAGGCCAAAAAGTCAAGAAGATATTGCCTTCATGAGT ATACTTGAATTAGGAGAACTCATTAGGACAAACCAAATTACATCTCATGAGCTCGTGCAAATTTTTCTGCAGAGATTAAAAAG GTACAATCCTGTTCTTGAAGCTGTGATAACGTTTACTGATGAAGTAGCATATAAGCAAGCAAAGGAAGCTGACGAATTGATTGCCAAAGGAGTCTATTTGG GACCTCTCCATGGGATTCCTTATGGACTGAAGGATATTATAGCAGTACCTGGATACAAGACAACATGGGGTTCAAGAAGTTTCAAAGATCAAGTTCTTGACATTGAAGCTTGGGTGTATAAGAG GTTGAGGTCTGCTGGAGCAGTTCTTGTAGCAAAGCTTGTTTCTGGGTCACTGGGTTGTGATGACATTTGGTTTGGGGGTAGAACAAGAAATCCCTGGAACATTGAGGAATTTTCAACTGGTTCATCAGCAGGACCAGCTGCCAGCACTTCAGCTG GTTTGGTTCCATTTGCAATTGGTTCAGAAACAGCTGGCTCAATCACATTCCCTGCATCTCGTTGTGGTGTAACAGCTCTGCGTCCAACTTTTGGTACTGTTGGTCGAACTGGTGTAATGAGCATATCAGAAAGCTTG GATAAGCTTGGTCCTTTCTGCAGAAGTGCTGCCGATTGTTCGGTTGTTCTTGATGCTATTCGGGGGAAGGATCCTGATGATCTCTCGTCAAGAGATATTCCTTTTCGCGATCCATTTTCCATTGACATTAGAAAGCTTACAGTTGGATACATGGATGATGCTGAAATGGAG GTTGTTCATGTGCTCAAGGCAAAAGGTGTTAATATGGTTCCTTTCAAACTGAATTACACTGTTGACTCTGTCCAAGGCATATTAAATTTCACCATGGATGTTGAAATGTTGGCTCACTTTGATGAATGGCAACGCACTGGCCAGGATGATATTTATGAAGCTCAAGATCAATGGCCCACTGAGTTGCGTCGTTCACGTGTAATTTCAGCAGTTGATTATGTGCAG GCACAAAGGGCACGGAGAAAATTAATTGAGGAAGTAAAAAAGAGTTTCACAGTCGACGCATTCATTGGCAATGCAACTGACGGGGAAAAAGTTTGCTTGGGGAATCTTGTCGGGCTGCCTGTAATTGTTATTCCAACTGGACTTAAAAATATCTCGAATCCACCTTCAAAGGGAACTCGGAGGAGAACCACTATAAACACTGGAATTTACGCTCGTCCTGACCATGATCACATT GCTCTGGCGTTAGCAATAGCTTACCAGTCGGTCACTGATCACCATAAGCAGCGGCCACCAATTGACGATCTTGGGCCAAATGACAAGATACCTGATCCGCCTACAGTGGTTATCCCTCCCAGAAGGTTGCATCCATGA
- the LOC110631389 gene encoding ribonuclease TUDOR 1 — MATSKGGATGWYSAKVKAVPSGDSLVLTAKSSNKPGPPPERTITLSSLIAPRLARRGGVDEPFAWESREFLRKLCIGKDVIFKIDYAVPSIGREFGSVFINDQNVGALIVSEGWAKVREQGQQKGEASPFLAEYQVLEEQAKQNGRGRWSKAPGAAEASIRNLPPSAIGDPSNLDAMGLLAANKGRPMQGIVEQVRDGSSIRVYLLPEFQFVQVFVAGIQAPSMGRRAASETPLEKGLNSDEQNGDTSEPRAPLTTAQRLAVATASTEVAPDPFGIDAKYFTEQRVLNRDVRIVLEGVDKFSNLIGSVYYPDGESAKDLALDLVENGLAKYVEWSANMMEDDAKRRLKNAELQAKKSRLRIWTNYVPPPTNSKAIHDQNFTGKVVEVVSGDCMIVADDSVPYGSPLAERRVNLSSIKCPKMGNPRRDEKPENYAREAKDFLRRRLIGQQVNVQMEYSRKVTMGDGPTAATGSGDLRVMDFGSVFELSSNGGDTDEVPPASSAAGSQQAGVNIGELMVSRGYGTVIRHRDFEERSNYYDALLAAESRASAMKRGVHSNKEPPVTHITDLTTASAKKARDFLPFLHRNRKISAVVEYVLSGHRFKLLIPKETCSIAFSFSGVRCPGRDEPYSDEAIALMRRRIMQREAEIEVETVDRTGTFLGSLWESRTNMAVVLLEAGLAKLQTSFGIDRIPDAHLLEQAEQSAKNKKLKIWENYVEGEEVSNGPAVENKQKEVIKVVVTEVLGGGKFYVQTVGDKNVASIQQQLASLNLQEAPVIGAFNPKKGDIVLAQFSADNSWNRAMIVNAPRGAVESMKDKFEVFYIDYGNQEAVTYSQLRPLDPSVSLAPGLAQLCSLAYIKVPDLEEDCGPEAAEFLSANTLSSSKEFRAKVEERDTSGGKVKGQGTGPILIVTLVAVDSEISINAALVQEGLARIEKRKKWDSKDRQVALDNLEKFQDEARADRRGIWTYGDIQSDDEEMAPPVRKAGGRR; from the exons ATGGCAACATCAAAAGGTGGGGCCACGGGATGGTACAGTGCAAAAGTGAAAGCTGTTCCGTCAGGGGACTCGTTGGTTTTAACGGCCAAGTCCAGCAACAAGCCTGGCCCTCCACCAGAAAGGACCATTACACTGTCTTCTCTTATTGCTCCAAGACTG GCACGTAGAGGAGGCGTTGATGAGCCCTTTGCCTGGGAGAGCAGAGAGTTTTTGAGGAAGCTGTGCATTGGAAAG GATGTCATATTCAAGATAGATTATGCTGTACCTTCCATTGGCAGAGAATTTGGGAGTGTGTTTATCAATGACCAAAATGTCGGAGCTTTAATTGTTTCAGAAGGCTGGGCAAAG GTCAGGGAGCAGGGTCAGCAGAAAGGTGAGGCCAGTCCTTTTCTTGCTGAATATCAAGTCCTTGAAGAACAAGCAAAGCAGAATGGCCGGGGTCGGTGGAGTAAG GCACCTGGTGCTGCTGAGGCATCCATCAGAAATCTACCTCCGTCTGCCATTGGCGATCCTAGTAACTTGGATGCCATGGGTCTGCTTGCTGCAAACAAAGGCAGACCCATGCAAGGCATTGTGGAGCAAGTTCGTGATGGCAGTTCCATCCGTGTCTATTTGCTTCCAGAATTTCAGTTTGTCCAGGTGTTTGTTGCTGGAATCCAG GCCCCATCAATGGGTAGAAGAGCAGCATCAGAAACTCCCTTGGAAAAAGGATTAAACTCTGATGAGCAAAATGGAGATACTTCTGAACCTCGAGCACCTTTAACCACTGCACAGAGACTTGCAGTTGCTACAGCATCTACTGAAGTTGCTCCTGATCCATTTGGAATTGATGCCAAATATTTTACTGAGCAACGTGTTTTGAATAGAGAT GTCCGCATTGTCCTGGAAGGGGTTGACAAATTCAGCAACTTGATTGGATCAGTTTATTACCCCGATGGGGAGTCGGCAAAGGACCTGGCTCTGGATCTTGTAGAAAAT GGTCTGGCTAAATATGTTGAATGGAGTGCCAACATGATGGAAGATGATGCTAAGCGGCGGCTGAAGAATGCAGAACTTCAAGCCAAGAAAAGCCGCTTGAGGATCTGGACAAATTACGTGCCCCCTCCTACAAATTCCAAAGCAATTCATGATCAGAACTTCACAGGAAAG GTAGTGGAGGTTGTAAGTGGTGATTGCATGATTGTGGCTGATGATTCTGTCCCATATGGAAGTCCATTGGCAGAAAGACGGGTCAATCTATCAAGTATCAAGTGTCCGAAAATGGGTAATCCTCGTAGAGATGAAAAGCCTGAGAACTATGCCCGGGAGGCAAAGGATTTTCTGAGACGTCGCCTTATTGGGCAACAA GTGAATGTGCAAATGGAGTACTCTAGGAAGGTCACCATGGGAGATGGACCTACAGCTGCTACTGGGTCTGGAGATCTGAGAGTAATGGATTTTGGATCAGTATTTGAGTTATCTTCTAATGGGGGTGATACAGATGAAGTGCCTCCAGCTTCATCAGCTGCTGGAAGTCAGCAAGCTGGGGTTAATATTGGTGAGTTGATGGTTTCTCGTGGCTATGGAACTGTGATTCGGCATAGGGACTTTGAGGAACGATCAAACTATTATGATGCCCTCCTTGCGGCTGAGTCACGTGCTTCAGCTATGAAGAGAGGAGTGCACTCTAACAAGGAACCTCCAGTCACACATATAACAGACCTTACCACG GCATCAGCCAAGAAAGCTAGAGATTTCTTGCCCTTCCTGCATCGCAATAGGAAAATTTCTGCTGTAGTGGAATATGTGCTTAGCGGTCACCGTTTTAAGCTTTTGATTCCCAAGGAGACATGCAGCATTGCTTTTTCATTCTCTGGTGTCAGATGTCCTGGTCGCGATGAACCATATTCAGATGAAGCAATTGCATTAATGAGACGCAGGATTATGCAGAGAGAAGCTGAG ATTGAAGTAGAAACTGTTGATAGAACTGGAACTTTCTTGGGATCTCTGTGGGAGTCAAGGACTAACATGGCGGTGGTTCTTCTTGAAGCTGGCCTTGCAAAGTTACAAACTTCCTTTGGCATTGACAGAATCCCTGATGCTCATCTGCTTGAACAAGCTGAACAATCTGCAAAAAACAAGAAACTGAAA ATCTGGGAGAATTATGTTGAAGGAGAGGAAGTTTCTAATGGCCCAGCTGTTGAAAACAAACAGAAAGAAGTGATAAAG GTGGTGGTTACAGAAGTCCTAGGTGGTGGTAAGTTTTATGTCCAGACAGTTGGAGATAAAAATGTTGCCTCTATTCAGCAACAACTTGCTTCCTTGAATCTCCAAGAAGCTCCTGTTATTGGTGCTTTTAATCCTAAGAAGGGAGACATTGTTCTTGCTCAGTTTAGTGCAGATAATTCATGGAACCGAGCAATG ATTGTAAATGCACCTCGTGGAGCCGTGGAATCCATGAAGGACAAGTTTGAGGTATTCTACATTGATTATGGAAATCAGGAGGCGGTTACATACAGTCAGTTGCGGCCTCTTGACCCTTCAGTGTCCTTGGCACCTGGTCTTGCTCAGCTGTGCAGTCTTGCATATATTAAGGTTCCAGACTTGGAAGAGGATTGTGGTCCAGAAGCAGCCGAGTTTTTGAGTGCTAATACTTTAAGCAGTTCAAAAGAGTTTAGGGCTAAGGTAGAGGAGAGGGATACTTCTGGGGGGAAGGTTAAAGGACAAGGAACTGGGCCAATTCTCATTGTAACTCTGGTTGCTGTGGATTCTGAGATCAGCATAAATGCGGCCTTGGTACAG gAAGGACTTGCCAGgatagagaagaggaagaagtggGACTCCAAGGACAGACAGGTGGCCCTTGATAACTTGGAGAAGTTCCAAGACGAAGCGCGTGCTGATAGGCGTGGGATATGGACGTATGGAGATATCCAGTCAGATGATGAGGAAATGGCCCCTCCTGTTAGGAAGGCTGGCGGTCGTCGATGA
- the LOC110631396 gene encoding calnexin homolog, producing MGEAKRVSLRLAIVFLVAFISFSQLRASDDDKIFYESFEESFEGRWTVSDKDEYKGVWKHSKSEGHDEYGLLVSEKARKYAIVKELKNPAIIKDGTIVLQFETRFQNGLECGGAYLKYLRPQDAGWTPKDFDNDSPYSIMFGPDKCGATNKVHFILKHKNPKSGEYNEHHLKFPPSVPSDKLTHVYTAILKPDNELRILIDGEEKKKANFLSSDDFEPPLIPAKTIPDPDDKKPEDWDERAKIPDPNAVKPDDWDEDAPMEIEDEDAVKPEGWLDDEPEEIDDPEATKPEDWDDEEDGEWEAPKVDNPKCETAPGCGEWKRPMKRNPAYKGKWHAPLIDNPNYKGIWKPQEIPNPSYFELEEPDFEPIAAVGIEIWTMQDGILFGNILIADDEKVAESLRLTKWKPKFDLEKEKQKAEDAAAGTDGLTGIQKKVFDLLYQIADIPFLSQHKDKIFDIIEKAEKQPNLTLGILISIVVVIFSVLIKIIFGGKKPAKVEDKPAPVAETSNKEGSSGEKAEEKEDDGAAAAPRRRRREN from the exons ATGGGAGAAGCGAAACGCGTCTCTCTGCGACTTGCTATTGTTTTTTTGGTCGCTTTCATTTCCTTCAGTCAGCTCCGTGCCTCTGATGACGATAAG ATCTTTTACGAGTCCTTTGAAGAGTCATTTGAAGGGCGATGGACTGTTTCTGATAAAGATGAGTACAAAG GTGTATGGAAGCACTCAAAAAGTGAGGGTCATGATGAGTATGGTCTTCTTGTAAGTGAAAAGGCTAGGAAGTATGCCATAGTGAAAGAGCTTAAAAACCCCGCAATTATAAAGGATGGAACAATTGTCCTTCAATTTGAGACTCGTTTCCAGAATGGGCTCGAATGTGGTGGTGCATATCTTAAATATCTGCGGCCCCAGGATGCTGGGTGGACTCCCAAGGATTTTGACAATGATTCTCCTTATTCAATAATGTTTGGACCTGACAAATGTGGGGCCACAAACAAGGTGCACTTTATCCTAAAGCATAAGAACCCAAAGAGTGGGGAGTACAATGAACACCATCTCAAGTTCCCACCATCTGTCCCTTCAGACAAGCTTACTCATGTCTACACTGCTATTTTGAAACCTGACAATGAACTGAGAATTTTAATTGAtggggaggagaagaagaaggctaATTTCCTCTCTTCAGATGACTTTGAGCCACCTCTAATTCCTGCCAAGACAATTCCTGATCCGGATGATAAGAAGCCTGAGGACTGGGATGAGAGAGCAAAAATTCCTGATCCTAATGCTGTGAAACCAGATGACTGGGATGAGGATGCACCTATGGAAATTGAAGATGAAGATGCTGTGAAACCTGAAGGATGGTTAGATGATGAGCCAGAAGAAATCGATGATCCAGAGGCCACCAAACCTGAAGATTGGGATGATGAAGAAGATGGTGAATGGGAGGCACCAAAGGTTGATAACCCTAAGTGTGAGACCGCCCCTGGTTGTGGTGAATGGAAGAGGCCAATGAAGAGAAATCCAGCTTATAAAGGAAAATGGCATGCTCCTCTAATAGACAACCCCAATTACAAGGGTATTTGGAAGCCGCAGGAAATACCAAACCCCTCCTACTTTGAGCTTGAAGAACCAGACTTTGAGCCCATTGCTGCTGTTGGCATTGAGATCTGGACAATGCAGGATGGTATTTTGTTTGGAAATATCTTGATTGCGGATGATGAGAAGGTTGCAGAGTCCCTCAGGCTGACAAAGTGGAAGCCAAAATTTGACCTAGAGAAGGAGAAACAGAAGGCTGAGGATGCAGCTGCTGGTACAGATGGTCTTACTGGCATCCAG AAGAAGGTGTTTGACCTCTTGTACCAGATTGCAGACATTCCTTTCTTGAGCCAGCACAAGGACAAAATATTT gaTATTATTGAAAAGGCAGAGAAACAACCAAACCTCACACTTGGTATCCTCATCTCCATTGTTGTGGTGATATTCAGTGTTCTCATTAAGATAATTTTTGGTGGGAAGAAGCCA GCAAAAGTAGAGGACAAACCAGCACCAGTTGCTGAGACTTCCAACAAGGAAGGAAGCAGCGGAGAGAAAgcagaagaaaaggaagatgaTGGTGCTGCTGCTGCTCCTCGCAGAAGAAGGCGTGAAAACTAG